A single region of the Chiroxiphia lanceolata isolate bChiLan1 chromosome 20, bChiLan1.pri, whole genome shotgun sequence genome encodes:
- the SUMF2 gene encoding inactive C-alpha-formylglycine-generating enzyme 2, protein MAGAAGPLLLLLLLLVVLCCGAQRAPGKDEGMVQLPGGTFQMGSSSLERKGEEGPVREVTVKPFAVDKHPVTNRDFREFVREKKYKTEAEAFGWSFVFEDFVSEELKKKVTQKLESAPWWLPIEKAFWRQPSGPGSSIKDRLDYPVLHVSWNDAQAFCAWKGKRLPTEEEWEFAARGGLEQRLYPWGNKFQPNRTNLWQGDFPRVDTAEDGYHGVSPVTAFPPQNSYGLYDLLGNTWEWTASEFLAPGRPSRQGAQHMQVLRGASWIDTADGSANHRARVTTRMGNTPDSASDNLSFRCAADIPPVTAWKSRTKPEL, encoded by the exons CTCCCGGAAAGGATGAAGGCATGGTGCAGCTGCCCGGAGGGACGTTCCAGATGGGATCCAGCTCCCTGGAGAGGAAGGGCGAGGAGGGGCCCGTCAGGGAGGTGACGGTGAAGCCGTTCGCTGTCGACAAACACCCCGTCACGAACAGGGATTTCAG GGAGTTTgttagagaaaagaaatacaaaacagaagcagaagcGTTTGGCTGGAGCTTTGTCTTTGAGGATTTCGTGTCcgaagagctgaaaaaaaaagtcacccaAAAACTGGAG TCGGCCCCATGGTGGCTGCCCATCGAAAAGGCTTTTTGGAGACAG CCCTCAGGCCCTGGCTCCAGCATAAAGGACAGGCTGGATTACCCGGTGCTGCACGTGAGCTGGAACGATGCACAGGCTTTCTGTGCCTGGAAAGGGAAGAGGCTCCCGACGGAGGAGGAGTGGGAATTTGCTGCCAGGGGAGGACTGGAGC AAAGGCTGTATCCCTGGGGAAACAAGTTCCAGCCAAACCGTACAAATCTGTGGCAG GGCGATTTCCCGCGGGTGGACACGGCTGAGGACGGTTATCACGGCGTCTCACCGGTGACAGCGTTCCCCCCTCAGAACAGCTATG GGCTCTACGACCTGCTGGGAAACACCTGGGAGTGGACGGCGTCGGAGTTCCTGGCTCCAGGAAGGCCATCCAGGCAGGGGGCTCAGCACATGCAGGTCCTGAGAGGGGCCTCGTGGATTGACACTGCAGATGGGTCTGCAAACCACAGAGCTCGTGTTACCACCAG AATGGGGAACACACCAGACTCGGCCTCCGACAACCTCAGCTTCCGCTGCGCTGCCGACATCCCGCCTGTCACAGCCTGGAAAAGCCGGACCAAACCCGAGCTCTGA